From the genome of Capra hircus breed San Clemente chromosome 21, ASM170441v1, whole genome shotgun sequence:
AAACCCTTAACTGTTAccataaattaaaatgtaaatatcttcAATTTAGCTTTGTTTTAACTAACATATAACCATTCCAACTAGCAAAACTTTAAAATTCCCATTTACAATTAAAATTGAACTGAGTGCATTTTCAGCAATGTTAGCTAATAAAATACACATAGTTGTTTAAATGGTTTGGCTTCAAAATAACATTAAATTCCAGATGAAATGCATGGGCTCCACAGTGGACTACtggaattttgaaataaaaggtTGAAGATTTGCTAAGactgaacaaacattttaaagaccCAACATTTGAAATGCGTCTACTACACATCCTAGATCACTTCCTTTCTCGTTTTCAAACTAAGTGGGGCCCCAATCTTTGCCTTTGTTCACTGCTGACTCTGAGACAGCATGGTGAAAGAAATTTACATAGATATTATTTACTGTTAATGTATTATAAATGATCTGAGACTTGTGACATGCAAGGAAAAAATGAGACGGGAGACAAGTGATGCTACATGATGAACTAAGCAcatttataatgataaaatgagTAAATATAATAGCGGCAATGCTAACCACTGATTCCACGAGATACACTATTTGTCAAAACTTACACAGCTACAGAGTATCGACGATAAATAGTCATTACCAATTAACACAGTTTACTAcagcttttctctttcatttaaacAAGCATATCATTCCCTTTTAAAATCAttctctaaataaatatttagagatAGAGAACTCTAAATGAAATAACAGTCCAatgttaaaaactaaaaaaaaaatgaatctactCTTACAGTTTGACAGAAATGAATTATTAATAGTGGAAAGGGAAGGGATCAGGAAATAATTTCAAGTTCTCAATGTCCAAAAGTAAACTGCACAGTAAATCAATATGAAATGAAGAGTCCATATAGTTCAATGAACAAAAGGGAAAGTTCATGAGGACAAAGATCACAGTTCAGAGAGAGGCTGGACGAAATTCAGACATGGAGCATCACACTCATTGTTCTTTAATTGGTTGCACAGAAAGGAGCAGCTGGGATGCCATTTAGCTTGCTAGGATGGACGTAATCAATGGGTTGAAGTTGAGATGGAAGTAATTCTCTTTTgtaattcagttgctcagccagaTGATCCAGAGGTAGCcagcattttatttttgtccATTGAATTTAAGACTGCATGCACAGCATGAGGAGGTGCTTGGGGATGGATGCCCCTATGAGTGGCCTTGAGCGGGCAAACTCAGAGGTTAACAGATGGTGTGTCAAATGGCCTGGACAGTTGGCACTCAGGAGAGGTACAGAAGAGGGTGACAGTTGTTGGGTCTTGGGAACAAAGGCTTACTCTGAAATGACCTGTCAAAAAGCCTGACAAAGGTAGATCACACTACCTCTCAAGATAAACTGCCTCTTCTAAATAAGCATGCAGGAAATACTGTCTGGTTGGTGACATAAAAATGCTCCACAAAACATGCAAATTACCGAGTATTAGAAACTGCATTGGCTGCTAGCGCCATGCTGCAAAGACTCCGTCATGGGAGCAAACAGCTAAATCACAGATAGCTTCACAGTAAAATCTACATTCACAATACTAATAGGTTTCTAGTGTTAACAAATTATACACAATTATAAGCTCTTAAAATGCAACATACTTATCAAGCAGTTGCAGATAATGAAACATTATCAGCTATCAATAATTTGTtggcactttcacttttgtttataaaatttcCAATACACTGTACCACAGTTATGTGTCTAAACAGTGAGGATGTTAATGGAGTAATGACTGTTCTACTGGCCAGGCGATGGGATCAGTAGTGAATTCAGTGCTTAAAAACAAATGTACAAACCTCTGAGGAGGTGGGACTCCATGTGAGAACTTTTGTTGAACTTACAAATGATGAAGAATGGGCCATGGCCAGCATGCAGCATTATTTCCATTGTCTAGTTCAGATGGAGAACAGGTGCTTTTATTGATCTGTAAACTtaccaatataatttttccacagttttaaccttttaaatattttacagtgCTTGTATGCAACTATATTGCTTTttgatcattttaaatttaaaacttattttcaaaatattatttcctaCTTCACTGTGCCCTAAGCAGGAAGTAAGACTTACATGACAGTGCTTTGGCCTCACTCCATTTTAGGTCACTGACCCCACCATACTCAACCTAACAGTAGTTAATTTAGTGTTATCTAGAACTAATACCGAAAACTATACGCATATCCCTGTCTACATTCAATCATTAAACTACAATAATGCTGGTAAAATGGCAGGCTTAAATCTTACACTAGAAACACCTCTGACAAATATACACAAGCAAAGTATAGAGAACAAAACAGATCAAGAAAAAATTCTTTCTATGAAACATCTGGTAAAACACATATTATTTACATATACACATTGTCAACATAGTCGCATTCATTtgcataattatatattaataacagaAAAACTTCACTTCTGCAAAGTACAGTACATCCTTCTTGAAAATGGGGTAAAGGAGGGGTTAAAACAATCTGATGTGTAACTGGGGCACTCAACCCACTTTCTGAGGATTGGCAGCCCGAACTCCTTGCTCATATGTGATCCTTTGTGTAATTAAATATTGAGCAGCCTGTGTTGCAGCTGGTGTTCCAGTAATGGTTACCTTTCGATTCCTTGTGCCAGGTACGAACTCTCCTTTCTTGGAGATCTGTATCCTTGCACCAGTCAACTCCTGGTATTCCACTAATGTTTTCCCTCCTTTGCCAAGTATTGCACCAACTAAGTTTTCTGGCACTGCTATTTCAACTACATCCTTTGATCCATCTGTGGATTTTTCTGTTCCTAGAATGGCACTGGCAGCTAGGGGAGAAGCAGCTCCAAAATATCCATTGgttgcagcagtagcagcagccaggCTACCTAATGCGAATGTCCCCGCCGTACCACCAGCTGTGCTGCCACTGGCCGAGGCTTCACTGGCATAGGTGGCCAACaaattggctgctgctgctgctgggttgGCACTGGCAGCTGCTGCAGCCAAAgcccctgttgctgctgcttgaCTGAGACCTAAACCTAATGTGTTGAGATTATATCCATAGCTGGCTAATGTATTAAGTGCAGAGGTGATGGCCACCAGGTCATTGCCTGTGAAGCCAGATAAAACTGCTGGAAAGGCTGCAACGCCAGCAAGGTTAGCATGTCCTAATAGCCCTGCAGCTGCTGCAGCAGTTGGTAACACTTCAGCAGTGTTTGCATAAGGAGATCCGGTTGGGTTGGAATTTGCCACGGGACCTGTAACATTGGCATAACTGATATTGAGGCAGCTGCCACTCTGTGGATCCTCTTGTATCTTCTGGATGATAAGTTCAACAGCTTTTCGGTTTTGTTCAGGTTCTCCACTCACAGTGACAACCCTCTCTTGCAGGTTGATCCCATCAGGTTTCTGGGAAAGCTGCACCCAAGCCCCTGACTGCTCCATTATAGCCTTCACAGTAGCACCTCCCTTCCCTATTATCAGACCTGCTGTGCTGTTGGGAACTATAATCTTtacctgtaattaaaaaaaatacgtATAAATAATACTTCTGTTTTGCGCACATACATTATATTACTTTGCTATCCTACAAAAAGTAAAATAGTAAACTGAAAATTAGTTTAAACATAATTTATGAAAGATAGAAATACCACAATTTCTAAAGTGAACAATATCATATTGTAATAGTTATTTTGCGAACTtagaattttcaaaggaaaaggcaattttcagttttaaattattaaaaattttccttGACTGTGAATTTTGCAGAATTATCAAAAAGAGGAAATCATAATATGTCATCAATGGTAACATTTTTATACAGCTCCAAAATCAAAATGCTGTTCATGATTCACCTACTCAGCTTCAAGAGTATCTTtgctttaaaacataaaaactaaGAGCAAGGATTATAAACCAAAGGTAGTAAAGATAAAAAGTAGGAAAGTTCTACCTTGAGAccctttaaaacattaatttcatGTTCCTCATAATTTTTCTGTTGTTCAATACCTTACTTCATGACTAATATTTTCAGAGATGAAGGGCAATATATTTAGGTAGTATTTTAGTCTTACAACTAGACTGACACCAACTTGTAACCTTAACAAAAACTCAAAACAATTAGTGATATAAAAAAATTCAGTAGCTTTTAGGTAGGTTAGGGGCTATTTGAGAGTAATATTACAATCTATCTAAATTTATAAAATGACTGTTTTGATTAGGTAGATAATTCTTTTTGGCAGCAAtagctacatttttaaaaatagaccttATAACCATATTGCCgaagattaattaaaaattactgCAGTCACATGAATAGTCACAATGATTCACTGTGACCATACGAAGTATAGGCACTTTAGCTAATTTGAACAGAAACATCCAGCCACAAAACTCagcatgttttaaattatttaatcataATCAGATACTATTATAAGATGTATAAAATCAGGGTGGTATTTTCCATAACCCTTTCAATTAAAATGtagatattaacatttaaaattatattttggtaGCACAAAAATACATATGGCACTTTTTATGACTCACCAGGAGATAAAAAATTGTGAATGTTCTATCACTGACAAAGCACTGAAGTAACTGCTTTCCTTGTCTCAGACATTTAAATGGGCAGAAATTTCAGCAAAAATTTAGTTGAGATACTTTATGAGATATCTCATTAGTTAATTTTTAGCAAGTATTGCCATGCTGTCTTTAAAACAGACTTgggtaagaattaaaaaaataaaaaatagagtcaTGCATTTTTAGGAAGATAGCAAGCAGTGAAAGTATAAACTCAAATTCTAGAATGGGTTACCTCATAAATATATTTacgcatattatatatatacatcccACACAACTTTTCTTCCCACATATATCAAGTCACAGTAGAATTTTGTTTCATTACAATTTGTCTATATATAATTGTattattttactgaaaaaaattaaattttctagAAACATTTCTTTGGAATGTCAGATATATTTCTCTTGTTCCCCTGATTAAGTTCATTGATGTTCAAGAAGTCGACTGAGAGACAATTTTTTTAACAagttaatttgttttttgttctcAGACTTTCTGGCAGAAAATTATTTGTCTGAAATATTGAAATATGTTAAAGTAATACAATTAGAAAGTTAAACCATGAATACATCTTACACCGCTTAAGATGAGTTAGAATCACCCTTATAGTTTATTCTGTGCAcatgaaatattaagaaaatttacttttaagGATTTATAAATTTGAATGGTAAATATGTTTATAGTTCAtaaattatgatttcttttcaaaattagaaaaagtTTTGCAATAAAATATTGTTGAAAACACATATACTGACAAACTGAGGTGTTTTAATCTAATCTTTTATGAAGAAAAACATATTAAtcaactaagactttcaaaagtgctattttaaaatttaatatcacTATTATTTTGCTCAGTGTAGTGACTGCCTGCATGATTATAACCCAGGAAGAGACTAATAGCACATGAAAGGTTAATGGAAGCTATCTAACAGACTgttaataaaaagtaatgaaacatataattttataacATTCACTCTAAAATAAGCTTCTATAAGTTGTGTGAAGATTTTGTTAATTTCTACCACACTGCACACCAGTTACTGCAGCTGTAACTTTTTGTTCTAACTCTAGGACTAATTTAACTCAGAACTAATTAGTTCTGTCTTTCTAGAAGAACTTGCAAATGTGTACACAATACTTACGTTACTTATACAAGCATATTACCTCatccttccttttaaaatttttccctgtaatcatttttttccttttaaatactcaaaaatactaaaagaatgtatttttcaGAATTAGTATGTGAACttttgataaaaataaacatcttcaaaaaaatatatctttgtaAATTGAAGAATTATACCACATCATTTATCCTTATTCTAAAGATGTCTTTATGTAGTAAGTACACTTTCTGGATTTTAGTTTAAATTATTAATGTTTGATATAATCTTAAATAAATACTGTCAGCCATATTTGTTATTTTATCAAATACTGATGCAGCTTCCAAATTTTGCTGGTATAACTGATGTAACTGATATTCGTCCACATGTAACTAAAGGTGTGTATGAACAGAAGACAGTAGTGattgaatattaatatttatagaaaatgaagatcatggcatctggtcctatcacttcatgggaaatagatggggaaacggtggaaacagtgtcagactgttttttggggctccaaaatcactgcagatggtgactgcagccatgaaattaaacgacgcttactccttggaagaaaagttatgaccaacctagatagcatattcaaaagcagagacattactttgccaacaaaggtctgtctagtcaaggctatggtttttcttgtggtcatctatggatgcgagagttggactgtgaagaaagctgagtgccgaagaattgatgcttttgaattgtggtgttggagaagactcttgagagtctcttggactgcaaggagatccaaccagttcattcggaaggagatcaaccctgggatttctttggaaggaatgatgctaaagctgaaactccagtactttggccacctcatgcgaagagttgactcattggaaaagactctgatgctgggagggattgggggcaggaggagaaggggacgacagaggatgagatggctggatggcaaaactgactcgatgaatgtgagtctgagtgaactccgggagctggtgatggacagggaggcctgggtgttgcaattcatggggtcgcagagagtcggatatgactgagcgactgaaatgaactgaactgaactgaatgtatcatTTATTAACTTTAGATAGCTATAATTTTGCTTACAATGAatgatttcagaaataaaaaattttatttaaaataaataaaaagaaaatgtaaatgtaaGTTTATATTAAACTCCaaatttaataaatgtaaataacttAGTACCCTAGCCAATGAATATGACCCAACTTTTATTTTTGACATAATGACATGAAAAACCTcttactctattttttttctgaaaaattaaaaaaatacatttatatttatttgcccATTTAGCATTAATCCAAAATTGAGAGGCAGGAAAGAGACTCTCTGAAAGGGAGAAattgagacaaaaagaaaaaataattcatttgcatTAATACAGTATCTCAGAGAGAATAGTgttctgtttccattttatgtGCCAGATTACAGCCATAAAGAAGTGAGCCACAAGTGTGGAAGCTTGAAGATGGTGAGCAACTGAAAAATGAGTAGGGGATGAGAAAAGTAGTGTTGAGAATTATGTGAGACATCCTACTTGCTTACTTCTTGGACATGGAAATACAGCATTTACCTAAAGGAAAATCTGTGTATTGACAGTGTTTACATCCCAAATGAGAGGACAAATAGCTGATTTTAATTGTATCTATGACTTCATTTTCATTGATGCATTCTGTTAGCGCACTGACATATACATTCTTATTTCtaaagaattgaaagaaaaaaaagttgtatCTTAGCATACAATTATTTGGTGTAATGAGTATCAGCCATATCAGATATATTTCTGACATTTGCAAATCAATTTTCCCTTCAGAAATATGACCTATAGTTGCTACCCTCCACCCAATCTTTTATAGAAAGCTTATTAAGTGACCCAGGCCCTTTGTTGGGAGCTAGAGATAAAGGATATATATGATACTGTTCCTGCCTTTACAGAACTCTCAAATCAGTTACAGAAAATAGATGTGTAGATGTATCAGTGCAGTCAAGTCCTAAAGTGTGGGTACAAAAATATATGAAGGGTACAAAGGAGACAGCATAACTGGAAGAAAACGGGGTAAGAAAGTATTTGAGAGATGATCATATTTCATTTTAGTACTATTAGTATTGTATTCTTTACTACAGATATTCCGTGGTTGCTATTATCTCCGTGTCAGAGAGAGTTCCTGTTCAAACCTAAACCCATCTTAGTAGTGATGATCTGCTTAAATAatggtattattttaaaagaaaaaaaattgtatttaaattttccttATTCCTAGATTACAATTGTTATATCAAAGAAACATGAGAAAAGATTAACAATATAATTATACCAATTCCTTGTTTTCAGAAAAACAAGGAATAAAGCAACTGTTTCTTTATTTGCAACCACAAAAGAAGAACCTCAATGGGAATGCTATGAAAAAGTTACAAATACCAAAGAGGTAGGCTTAAAATTGACATTTTTCTaatcaaaaataaacattaagaaaaacacatttaCTCCTTTGCCAAATAATAACTCTAACTCATTAtagtcttaaaaaagaatgagagtGTCTGTAGACATCATATTTCTTATGTCAGGAAAATTACTGAATTATTTCATAAAGCCATAccttaaaaatgcaaaagaagtTCAAGCATAGTTTAAGACAGCCCAATTAATAGTATGAGCTATTTTTTTAGGGCTTCCATGTTTTACACTACATATGTACTGCTTTACTTTTAAAGCAATTCCTATCAATGGTGGTTATCTATGACCTCATTCATTCAGTTAGCTGACATCTCTTATGACAAGAGACTCCACTTTGTCTTCAGGAAATATTCTCTCATTCTGAGTACAGGTACCTTAGGTAAGGCTGACAACCTTCCAATGCCTTTAGAAGTGGAAACATGACCTAAGCCTGCATATCTCACTTCCCACACCTCTTAGCAGGTACTGATTTGGGATTGAGCATGTGACACAGGATAGTCCAATAAGAGCCTTAAGAATCTGTGAAATTGTTGGGATGGAAGTAACCGTGTAATCTAATAGAACACAAGCTCGATATTACTAGTGATATCTTGTCAATATATGGAAGGAGGAAGAAGGtgactgaaaataaatttaacttgGATAAAAAGAGACTTGGGGAATGGAAAGAGAGAGCGGTTTCTGATAGCATTCTGGCATctgaatctgctgctgctaagtcacttcagttgtgtccgactctgtgcgaccccatagacggcagcccactgggctcccccatccctgggattctccaggcaagaacactggagtgggttgccattttcttctccagtgcattcaagtgaaaagtgaaagtgaagtcgttcagtcgtgtccgactcttagcgatcccatggactgcagcctacctttTTTTGTTACGTCACTTTGAA
Proteins encoded in this window:
- the NOVA1 gene encoding RNA-binding protein Nova-1 isoform X1 yields the protein MMAAAPIQQNGTHTGVPIDLDPPDSRKRPLEAPPEAGSTKRTNTGEDGQYFLKVLIPSYAAGSIIGKGGQTIVQLQKETGATIKLSKSKDFYPGTTERVCLIQGTVEALNAVHGFIAEKIREMPQNVAKTEPVSILQPQTTVNPDRIKQTLPSSPTTTKSSPSDPMTTSRANQVKIIVPNSTAGLIIGKGGATVKAIMEQSGAWVQLSQKPDGINLQERVVTVSGEPEQNRKAVELIIQKIQEDPQSGSCLNISYANVTGPVANSNPTGSPYANTAEVLPTAAAAAGLLGHANLAGVAAFPAVLSGFTGNDLVAITSALNTLASYGYNLNTLGLGLSQAAATGALAAAAASANPAAAAANLLATYASEASASGSTAGGTAGTFALGSLAAATAATNGYFGAASPLAASAILGTEKSTDGSKDVVEIAVPENLVGAILGKGGKTLVEYQELTGARIQISKKGEFVPGTRNRKVTITGTPAATQAAQYLITQRITYEQGVRAANPQKVG
- the NOVA1 gene encoding RNA-binding protein Nova-1 isoform X2 — its product is MMAAAPIQQNGTHTGVPIDLDPPDSRKRPLEAPPEAGSTKRTNTGEDGQYFLKVLIPSYAAGSIIGKGGQTIVQLQKETGATIKLSKSKDFYPGTTERVCLIQGTVEALNAVHGFIAEKIREMPQNVAKTEPVSILQPQTTVNPDRIKQVKIIVPNSTAGLIIGKGGATVKAIMEQSGAWVQLSQKPDGINLQERVVTVSGEPEQNRKAVELIIQKIQEDPQSGSCLNISYANVTGPVANSNPTGSPYANTAEVLPTAAAAAGLLGHANLAGVAAFPAVLSGFTGNDLVAITSALNTLASYGYNLNTLGLGLSQAAATGALAAAAASANPAAAAANLLATYASEASASGSTAGGTAGTFALGSLAAATAATNGYFGAASPLAASAILGTEKSTDGSKDVVEIAVPENLVGAILGKGGKTLVEYQELTGARIQISKKGEFVPGTRNRKVTITGTPAATQAAQYLITQRITYEQGVRAANPQKVG